A single Pedobacter sp. PACM 27299 DNA region contains:
- a CDS encoding MFS transporter yields the protein MKLSRTDVMLMAFCTGLIVANIYYCQPLVILVAQEFKVTESHAGMITYLTQAGYALGLFLVVPLGDMFERRKQILIITGLAVASLLLAAMSHSFLLLQIASVLIGASSVVPQLILPMAANLSSNEKRGETIGIITSGLLIGILASRSISGSVGFLWGWRTMYFIAAGICALLMVLMAKRFPLSLPSFKGTYRELMASMWHYVKTEPVLREASIINFLAFGVLSAFWTTMVLFLANPPFNFQTMQIGLFGIAGAAGALAAPLVGKLSSGHNPRRNIFIGLILQLISIVAFYFTGSHLYLFITGIILIDIGQQAIHVTNQTRIYALIPEARNRLNTVFMSVSFVGAAVGSAIGLWLWDKGQWPLFCFGTTAIILLNICIYKSNKVRS from the coding sequence ATGAAATTGAGTCGTACAGATGTGATGCTCATGGCTTTTTGTACCGGCCTGATTGTCGCTAACATCTATTATTGTCAGCCATTAGTGATCCTGGTGGCGCAGGAATTTAAAGTAACGGAAAGTCATGCCGGTATGATCACTTACCTGACGCAGGCTGGCTATGCCCTGGGTTTATTTTTGGTGGTACCGCTTGGCGATATGTTTGAACGCCGAAAACAGATCTTAATCATTACTGGACTGGCAGTGGCTTCCTTACTCCTTGCCGCTATGTCCCACAGCTTTTTGCTCCTGCAAATTGCCAGTGTGCTGATTGGTGCAAGTTCTGTCGTTCCCCAATTGATCTTACCTATGGCAGCCAATTTAAGTTCCAACGAAAAACGCGGGGAAACTATTGGCATTATTACCAGTGGCTTGCTCATCGGAATCCTGGCTTCCAGGTCCATCAGCGGTAGTGTGGGCTTTTTATGGGGATGGAGAACTATGTATTTTATCGCCGCCGGCATCTGTGCCTTATTGATGGTGCTGATGGCGAAACGTTTTCCTTTAAGCCTGCCTTCTTTTAAAGGAACTTACCGGGAATTGATGGCTTCCATGTGGCATTATGTGAAAACAGAGCCCGTTTTAAGGGAAGCTTCTATCATCAATTTCCTGGCTTTCGGAGTGCTCAGTGCATTCTGGACCACGATGGTACTGTTTTTAGCCAATCCTCCTTTCAATTTTCAAACCATGCAAATCGGCTTGTTCGGCATAGCCGGAGCTGCTGGTGCACTCGCTGCCCCTTTAGTAGGTAAACTAAGCAGTGGCCACAATCCACGCAGAAACATATTCATAGGCCTGATTTTACAACTCATCAGCATTGTTGCTTTTTACTTTACCGGCAGCCATTTATACCTATTCATTACCGGGATTATTTTAATTGACATCGGCCAGCAGGCGATTCATGTGACCAATCAAACCCGCATTTATGCCTTAATTCCCGAAGCCCGCAATCGCCTCAATACCGTATTTATGTCGGTGAGTTTTGTTGGTGCTGCTGTAGGTTCTGCAATTGGATTATGGCTATGGGACAAGGGACAATGGCCTTTGTTCTGCTTTGGAACCACCGCAATCATCCTGCTCAATATTTGCATCTATAAATCCAACAAGGTCAGAAGCTAA
- a CDS encoding GNAT family N-acetyltransferase, producing MENTHIEQIRADLTWRIRHIAMYPDQPYDTIKLENDRDGLHFGLFAGDQLVSVVSLFNEGTVYQFRKFATVPEYQGKGYGSFLLQHLIDYVRPLGATMLWCNARITAAPFYAKFGFLETDECFAKQGLEFVIMQLQLNN from the coding sequence ATGGAAAATACGCATATAGAACAAATCAGAGCGGATCTTACCTGGCGCATCAGGCATATCGCAATGTATCCAGACCAGCCTTACGACACCATAAAACTAGAAAATGATCGGGATGGCCTGCATTTCGGTTTATTTGCTGGCGATCAGCTCGTGTCTGTGGTTTCTCTCTTTAATGAAGGCACAGTTTATCAGTTCAGAAAGTTTGCCACTGTTCCCGAATATCAGGGGAAAGGTTATGGTAGTTTTTTACTCCAGCATCTGATCGATTATGTGCGCCCTTTGGGAGCGACGATGCTCTGGTGTAATGCCAGGATAACAGCCGCGCCGTTTTACGCTAAATTTGGCTTTTTGGAAACCGATGAATGCTTCGCCAAACAGGGATTAGAATTTGTCATCATGCAGTTACAACTCAACAATTAA
- a CDS encoding M42 family metallopeptidase, whose translation MAKKKDDKQKHVSVVTKKSLQFFEEYINNPSPTGFEYPGQKLWLDYLKPYIDESFIDNYGTAVGVINPKAEYRVVIEAHADEISWFVNYITAEGLIYVIRNGGSDHQIAPSKRVNIHTDNGMVKAVFGWPAIHTRSGEKEEAPALKNIFLDCGCTSKDEVEALGIHVGCVITYEDEFMVLNDRYYVGRALDNRAGGFMIAEVARLLKENKQKLPFALYIVNSVQEEIGLRGAEMIAHRIKPHVAIVTDVTHDTSTPMINKITQGDLACGKGPVVSYAPAVQTNLNKLLIKTAEKNDIPFQRQASSRSTGTDTDAFAYSNGGVPSALISLPLRYMHTTVEMIHKEDVDNVISLIYHSLLNIEKDQDFRYTK comes from the coding sequence ATGGCAAAAAAGAAAGACGATAAACAGAAACACGTTTCTGTAGTTACTAAAAAGTCACTCCAATTTTTTGAAGAATATATCAATAATCCATCGCCAACTGGCTTTGAATATCCTGGTCAGAAGCTATGGTTAGACTACCTGAAGCCTTATATCGATGAAAGTTTCATCGATAATTACGGAACAGCAGTAGGTGTAATCAACCCTAAAGCAGAATATAGAGTAGTAATTGAAGCACATGCTGATGAGATTTCCTGGTTTGTAAATTACATTACTGCAGAAGGATTGATCTATGTGATTCGCAATGGTGGTTCTGATCACCAGATCGCTCCCTCAAAAAGAGTGAACATCCATACCGATAACGGAATGGTGAAAGCAGTATTCGGATGGCCGGCAATTCATACCAGAAGCGGCGAGAAAGAAGAAGCTCCCGCATTAAAAAACATCTTCCTGGACTGTGGATGTACTTCTAAAGATGAAGTAGAAGCTTTAGGTATCCATGTAGGTTGTGTGATCACTTATGAAGACGAATTTATGGTATTGAACGACCGTTATTACGTTGGAAGGGCACTAGACAACAGGGCTGGTGGTTTCATGATTGCCGAAGTTGCTCGTCTGTTAAAAGAAAACAAACAAAAACTTCCTTTCGCGTTATACATCGTAAACTCGGTACAGGAGGAGATCGGCTTGCGCGGTGCCGAAATGATCGCTCACCGGATTAAACCTCATGTAGCCATTGTTACAGACGTTACACATGACACCAGCACTCCGATGATTAATAAAATTACACAGGGTGATTTAGCTTGTGGTAAAGGACCAGTAGTTTCTTATGCTCCGGCAGTACAAACCAACCTGAACAAATTACTGATTAAAACAGCAGAAAAGAATGACATCCCATTCCAGCGTCAAGCTTCATCGAGGTCTACAGGCACCGATACAGATGCATTTGCCTATTCAAATGGCGGCGTTCCTTCCGCTTTGATCTCCCTGCCACTGCGCTACATGCACACTACGGTAGAAATGATCCATAAAGAAGATGTAGACAATGTGATCAGCTTGATTTACCACTCTTTATTAAACATCGAGAAAGATCAGGATTTCAGGTATACAAAATAA
- a CDS encoding helicase HerA-like domain-containing protein — translation MSDQTQSFIEKVKAAYPPKGAYIYLGGGILDGEVLADAEVNLYLHMMNRHGLVAGATGTGKTRTLQLLAEQLSDAGVPVFMLDVKGDLSGLYQAGESNAKIEERAKMLNKPFVPTAYPIEPYSLSGKLGAQMRATILEFGPTLLAKILDLNDTQTGVLSVIFKYADDNKLPLIDLNDLKKLISYLSDGPGKEEIKADYGSISSSTSGTILRKIVTIEQQGLSPMFGEPSFEIEDLMLRTDGKGRISLLNISDVQNQPKLYSTFLLSLLAELFYNLPEVGDLDKPKLVFFIDEAHLLFKDSSKAFLEQIETIIRLIRSKGVGVFFCTQSPTDIPESVLSQLGNRIQHALRVFTPNDADALKKTVNTYPTSSFYKIDKVLTSLGTGQALITVLNEKGIPTEVTATMLTPPKAVMGPLSALEYDKLVQSSPMNKKYGTTIDPESAYEILTKRLNDQLNGESTGTEPTAIQSKKQEKSIMEQVMGATITRQIGKEIVRGLFGMLTGKKTRNTGGKGIFGF, via the coding sequence ATGAGTGATCAAACCCAAAGCTTTATAGAAAAAGTGAAAGCAGCATATCCACCTAAAGGTGCCTATATTTATCTGGGTGGCGGAATATTGGATGGAGAAGTCCTGGCAGATGCCGAAGTAAACCTCTATTTACACATGATGAATCGTCATGGGCTAGTGGCAGGTGCTACTGGAACCGGAAAAACCAGAACCCTGCAGTTACTGGCAGAACAGCTGTCAGATGCCGGGGTTCCCGTCTTTATGCTGGATGTTAAAGGCGACCTTTCGGGTTTATACCAGGCTGGAGAAAGCAATGCTAAAATTGAAGAAAGGGCAAAAATGCTGAATAAACCTTTCGTGCCAACTGCTTACCCTATAGAACCTTATTCGCTTTCCGGGAAATTAGGTGCACAAATGCGGGCAACCATCCTGGAGTTCGGCCCTACCCTGCTCGCTAAAATCTTAGACCTCAACGATACACAAACAGGAGTATTATCTGTGATTTTTAAATATGCAGACGATAATAAGCTCCCCCTTATCGATCTTAATGATCTTAAAAAGCTAATTTCCTATCTTTCTGACGGCCCGGGAAAAGAAGAAATAAAAGCAGATTATGGCAGTATTTCTTCTTCCACTTCAGGAACTATTCTAAGAAAAATCGTTACGATAGAACAGCAGGGATTGAGTCCGATGTTTGGGGAGCCCTCTTTTGAAATTGAAGATTTAATGCTCAGAACTGATGGAAAAGGGAGAATTTCTCTTTTGAACATATCAGATGTACAAAATCAGCCGAAGCTATATTCTACATTTTTACTCAGTTTACTGGCCGAACTTTTTTATAACCTGCCGGAAGTAGGAGATCTGGATAAACCAAAACTAGTGTTCTTTATAGATGAGGCGCACTTGCTTTTTAAAGACTCCTCAAAAGCATTCCTGGAACAGATTGAAACGATCATCAGACTAATCAGGTCTAAAGGAGTAGGCGTCTTCTTCTGCACGCAATCGCCCACAGATATCCCTGAAAGCGTACTTTCCCAATTAGGAAACCGAATCCAGCATGCTTTAAGAGTATTTACACCGAATGATGCCGATGCCTTAAAGAAAACAGTCAACACCTACCCAACTTCGAGCTTTTACAAAATCGATAAGGTATTGACCTCCCTGGGGACCGGTCAGGCGCTGATCACGGTGTTAAACGAAAAAGGAATTCCTACAGAAGTTACCGCCACCATGCTCACTCCTCCTAAAGCAGTAATGGGCCCTTTAAGTGCCCTGGAGTATGATAAATTAGTACAATCCAGTCCGATGAACAAAAAATACGGAACCACAATTGATCCGGAAAGTGCCTATGAAATCCTGACCAAACGACTGAATGATCAACTCAATGGGGAAAGCACTGGAACTGAACCTACTGCTATTCAAAGTAAAAAGCAAGAAAAGAGCATTATGGAACAAGTGATGGGAGCCACCATCACCCGTCAGATTGGCAAGGAAATTGTACGGGGGCTCTTCGGAATGTTAACTGGCAAGAAAACGCGAAATACTGGCGGAAAAGGAATATTTGGGTTTTAA
- a CDS encoding nucleotidyltransferase family protein, producing the protein MKPTLLILAAGMASRYGSMKQIDGFGPNNETIIDYSIYDAIKAGFGKVVFIIKEEFLKDFKEIFEAKLNGKIETDYVFQNFDIKQFGVDIDIERSKPWGTAHAILSGRTAINEPFCVINADDFYGLDAYQKMVKFLTTEVSDSNYSMIGYEIGKTLSEYGSVSRGVCQVDENGVLLEVVERTKVLKNGDAIVFEEGDTQYPLTPDTRVSMNFWGFTPAVFQITEQLFRDFAVQNKENPKSEFFIPLVAEYLVKSRIADFQVIPTDSQWFGVTYKEDKPIVQASIDQLIKDGAYPENLWK; encoded by the coding sequence ATGAAACCAACCTTATTAATCTTAGCAGCTGGGATGGCAAGTCGCTACGGCAGCATGAAACAAATTGACGGGTTCGGCCCGAACAACGAAACTATTATTGATTATTCTATATATGATGCCATTAAAGCCGGATTCGGTAAGGTTGTATTTATTATTAAAGAAGAGTTTCTAAAGGATTTCAAAGAAATTTTCGAAGCAAAGTTAAACGGTAAAATCGAGACCGATTACGTTTTCCAAAACTTCGACATTAAACAATTCGGTGTAGATATCGATATTGAGAGATCAAAACCATGGGGAACTGCACATGCAATTCTTTCAGGCAGAACAGCTATCAACGAACCTTTCTGCGTCATCAATGCGGATGATTTCTACGGCTTAGATGCTTACCAGAAAATGGTTAAGTTCTTAACTACAGAAGTGAGCGACAGTAACTACTCTATGATCGGATACGAAATCGGTAAAACATTATCTGAATACGGATCTGTTTCCAGAGGTGTTTGTCAGGTGGATGAAAACGGTGTCCTACTAGAAGTAGTAGAACGCACAAAGGTATTAAAGAACGGTGACGCGATTGTTTTCGAAGAAGGCGACACTCAGTATCCATTAACACCAGATACACGCGTATCGATGAACTTCTGGGGCTTTACACCTGCTGTATTCCAAATCACAGAACAACTATTCAGAGATTTCGCTGTACAGAATAAGGAGAATCCTAAATCAGAGTTTTTCATTCCATTGGTAGCTGAATACCTGGTAAAATCCAGAATTGCTGACTTCCAGGTAATTCCTACAGACAGCCAATGGTTCGGTGTAACTTATAAAGAAGATAAACCTATCGTTCAAGCCAGCATTGATCAATTGATCAAAGATGGTGCTTACCCAGAAAATCTTTGGAAATAA